TTCTTATTTCATCAAACTCAAAAAGGCGGAATATATTACGTACCGCCTCGCCTTGCTCAAAGCCATGTTCAATCATTAACGTGCCATTGGTTTTTAAATATAAGCGCGCTTGGCTTACAATTAAATGAATATCTGCCAGTCCTTTGTCATCTGCGACTAAAGCCGATAAAGGCTCAAAACGTACATCGCCTTCGGCTAAATGATGATCCTCTTTATCAATGTACGGAGGATTACTCACAATAAGATCAAAGCGCCCATGCACTTGACTAAACCAATCACTTTGATAAATATTAACATTATCTAGCTTTAATGCTTGCCTGTTTTCAATCGCTAATTGCACTGCGTCTGCATTAAAGTCAACCGCACTACACTGCGCATGAGGCAATTCACTGGCAAGCGCTAAAATAATTGCGCCTGTGCCCGTCCCTAAATCTAAAATATGCGAGTTAGGTGAGCAAACTTGTAATGCATATTCAACTAATGTTTCTGTATCTGCACGCGGAATAAGCGTCGAGGCATTCACCTTAAAAGGCAAAGACCAAAACTCACGAGTGCCCGTTAAGTATGCAACAGGGACCCCTTTGATACGCTCATCAATCAGAGCTTTATAAGCCTCTTTTTGCATATCTGTTAAAAGGCGCTCAGGCCACGTCATTAAATACACACTCTCTTTTTGTAAAACAAAACAGAGTAATACCTGTGCATCAAGTAACGCACTGTCACTTTTAAGCAATAATGATTTCGCCCAGACGACGGCGGCATCTATGCGCAATTAAAAATCACTCTGCGCAAGTGCTGCTAATTTATCGGCTTGATCTTCAAGTAAAATAGGATCAAGTAAGGCATCTAACTCACCTTCTAAAATATCATGCAAACAGTATAAGGTTAAATTGATACGATGATCACTCACACGTCCTTGCGGATAGTTATAAGTACGAATACGTTCACTACGATCGCCACTTGCTACTAAACTACGACGGATAACTTGCTCTTCCGCATGATTTTTTTCGTCTTCAGCTTGTTGTAAACGCGCTTGTAAAACAGACATCGCTTGCGCTCTGTTTTTATGTTGTGAACGCTGATCTTGACACTCGACCACTGTGCCCGTAGGAATATGCGTCAAACGCACCGCCGAATCAGTTTTATTCACGTGCTGACCACCTGCGCCAGATGCACGGAACGTATCCACTTTAAGGTCGGCAGGATTGATAACGATAGCTTCAGCTTCAGGAACTTCAGGCATCACCACAACCGTACATGCAGAGGTATGAATTCGCCCTTGCGACTCAGTTTCTGGAACACGTTGTACGCGGTGACCACCGGACTCAAACTTCATAATACCGTAAGCACCTTCGCCCTCAATTTTAGCAATGACCTCTTTATAGCCCCCTTGCTCACTGGCGTTGGTGTTCATTATTTCTAAACGCCATTTTTTACTATCAATGTATTTGCTGTACATACGGAAAAGGTTTCCGGCAAAAATAGCGGCTTCATCCCCACCCGCACCGGCGCGAATTTCGATATAACAGTTACGATCGTCATTAGGATCTTTAGGTAATAACAAGATTTCTAATTCAGATGAAAGCGTTTCTAACGTTGCTTTGGCTTCTTTTACTTCTTCAACGGCCATTTCTTGCATTTCAGGATCATCGTCTTCAAGCATCATTTTTGCACTTTCAAGATCTTCAACCGCACCTTGATAACCTTTAAAACTAAGCACAACGACTTCAAGTTGAGAATACTCTTTGGTTAATTTACGATATTTATCTTGATCCGCTAAGGTCGCAGGATCGCCAAGTAACGCTTGAACTTCCTCATAGCGCTCAACTAATCCCTCTAATTTTGCAACAATTGATGCTTTCATATTTTTCTCTTTTTTAACGTTTTATTCATCGTTCAAACCTAATGCTGAACGTAATATTTGTAGTTCATGATCATCAATAGCGCGACCTGCAAGTTTGAGTGCACGCGTAGGATCATGGATAATTTTATTAGTTAACTTAAAAGCCAGCTCGCGCATCACTTTTTCTGCACTGTTACCTTTATGCAATGATGCAATGGCATGCTCTAACAAAGTATCACGCAATAACTCGTTTTTTTCGCGATAACGGCGGATACTTTCAACCGATTTTAGTGATTCAATCCAAGTTATAAACTCAATCACACACAATTCTATAATTTTTTCAGCTTCAATAGCTGCGCCTTGTCGCGCTTGTTTATTCTCTTCAATAATACCGTGTAAATCATCGACACTATACAAATAAACATCATGTAATTCATTAACTTGCTCTTCAATGTCTCGAGGCACTGCAATATCAATAAATAACATGGGTTGATTACGTCTTGCCTTTAACGCACTTTCAACCATACCTTTACCAATAATAGGTAAAGGACTTGCTGTTGATGAGATAATAATATCCGCATACGGCAAATGCTTAGGGATCTCTTCAAGCGTGATAGCTTGCGCATCAAATTGATCAACAAGATCCATCGCCCTTGATAAGGTGCGATTGGCAATGGTGATATTAGGCACATTATGCTCAACTAAATATTTACCGACTAACTCAATCGTCTCCCCAGCACCAATTAATAAAACATGGCTCTGCGCAAGGTCGCTAAATATTTGCTTGGCAAGACACACAGCAGCAAAAGCGACTGAAATTGCATTCGCACCGATTTGCGTGTCGGTACGTACTTGTTTGGCAACAGTGAAAGTTTGTTGAAACCATTGTTGCAACACTTTCTTTACACTTTTTGCTTGCCCAGCGCTGACAAACGCTTGTTTTATTTGCCCCAATATTTGAGGCTCGCCTAATACTAAAGAGTCCAGACCTGAAGCGACCCTAAAAAGGTGCTGCACCGCTTTATCATTTGTATAACAATATAAACTATCGACTAGGTCGGTAAGCGCTACACCATGGAAATGACATAACCAGTTGATCACAACCTGACAACTCTCACCGCTTAAATTGCAGTATATTTCACTGCGATTACACGTTGATACGATCACCGCTTCTAATACGCCATCTTGCTTTAATAAGTCTTGATACGCACGCGCGAGTGTCTCGGGTGAAAACGCCACTTTTTCTCGCAATGAGACAGAGGCGCTTTGATGGTTAATTCCAATCGCAAATAAAGGCATTCAATAATTTCACAAGACAAGTTAAATAAACAAAGGTGAATTCTACTAATATTTAGGGTAAATTTAAAGGGTGAGAGCACTTCTTACGCATTTATATCCCTTTTATCGTAAAAAAAGTCACTTTAAGCCCTAAACAGCCACTCTCTATAATTTACAACGCCCTCTGCCTTGGGTATTATTCAGGCTCTTTTTGTTATTATTTAAAGTTGCTATCAAAATCATGCTAATTAAAAACACTATTGTTTCTCTTTTTCTTGTCAGTGCACTTTCGGGTTGCTCATCTCTTTATGATACTTTTGTTTATCAAATTGATGTTACCCAAGGTAACTACATTGATACCCAAAAAATGGCGCAACTTGAACTCGGAATGGATCAGCAACAAGTCATCTTCCTGTTAGGCTCTCCGATGTTAGTGGATCCCTTTGATTCTTCTAGCTGGTATTATATTCGTTATATCAAGCCCGGTGGCGAAGCTATCCAGCAACAACAAATCGTTTTAAAGTTTGAAAATAGAATTTTACAACGCATTGAAAAAGAAAAGGAAATTGAAATTAGCCCACTTGTTGAAGAGATGCAAGTTGAAGCCGAAAAAGCATAGATACGACAAATATTGGCAAGTTTGCCTTTATTTGTTTTTTTGTGCCATTTTAGCTGCGCGTAACTTGCGCATTTCTTTAGGATCGGCCGTTAGAGGGCGATATATTTCAATTCTATCTCCCGCTTTTAACGTATAGTCTAATTTTTCAATACGGCTAAAAATCCCCACCTTTGCCTCACTA
The sequence above is a segment of the Psychromonas sp. CNPT3 genome. Coding sequences within it:
- the prmC gene encoding peptide chain release factor N(5)-glutamine methyltransferase, producing MRIDAAVVWAKSLLLKSDSALLDAQVLLCFVLQKESVYLMTWPERLLTDMQKEAYKALIDERIKGVPVAYLTGTREFWSLPFKVNASTLIPRADTETLVEYALQVCSPNSHILDLGTGTGAIILALASELPHAQCSAVDFNADAVQLAIENRQALKLDNVNIYQSDWFSQVHGRFDLIVSNPPYIDKEDHHLAEGDVRFEPLSALVADDKGLADIHLIVSQARLYLKTNGTLMIEHGFEQGEAVRNIFRLFEFDEIRTECDLARNERISIAIYKGSK
- the hemA gene encoding glutamyl-tRNA reductase, with amino-acid sequence MPLFAIGINHQSASVSLREKVAFSPETLARAYQDLLKQDGVLEAVIVSTCNRSEIYCNLSGESCQVVINWLCHFHGVALTDLVDSLYCYTNDKAVQHLFRVASGLDSLVLGEPQILGQIKQAFVSAGQAKSVKKVLQQWFQQTFTVAKQVRTDTQIGANAISVAFAAVCLAKQIFSDLAQSHVLLIGAGETIELVGKYLVEHNVPNITIANRTLSRAMDLVDQFDAQAITLEEIPKHLPYADIIISSTASPLPIIGKGMVESALKARRNQPMLFIDIAVPRDIEEQVNELHDVYLYSVDDLHGIIEENKQARQGAAIEAEKIIELCVIEFITWIESLKSVESIRRYREKNELLRDTLLEHAIASLHKGNSAEKVMRELAFKLTNKIIHDPTRALKLAGRAIDDHELQILRSALGLNDE
- a CDS encoding RnfH family protein → MSEMIDIEVVYGLPHKQVLLSVSVPEGSSIEQSLHLSGITQHFPQIIISEAKVGIFSRIEKLDYTLKAGDRIEIYRPLTADPKEMRKLRAAKMAQKNK
- the prfA gene encoding peptide chain release factor 1; the protein is MKASIVAKLEGLVERYEEVQALLGDPATLADQDKYRKLTKEYSQLEVVVLSFKGYQGAVEDLESAKMMLEDDDPEMQEMAVEEVKEAKATLETLSSELEILLLPKDPNDDRNCYIEIRAGAGGDEAAIFAGNLFRMYSKYIDSKKWRLEIMNTNASEQGGYKEVIAKIEGEGAYGIMKFESGGHRVQRVPETESQGRIHTSACTVVVMPEVPEAEAIVINPADLKVDTFRASGAGGQHVNKTDSAVRLTHIPTGTVVECQDQRSQHKNRAQAMSVLQARLQQAEDEKNHAEEQVIRRSLVASGDRSERIRTYNYPQGRVSDHRINLTLYCLHDILEGELDALLDPILLEDQADKLAALAQSDF
- the bamE gene encoding outer membrane protein assembly factor BamE; the encoded protein is MLLFKVAIKIMLIKNTIVSLFLVSALSGCSSLYDTFVYQIDVTQGNYIDTQKMAQLELGMDQQQVIFLLGSPMLVDPFDSSSWYYIRYIKPGGEAIQQQQIVLKFENRILQRIEKEKEIEISPLVEEMQVEAEKA